One part of the Mariniflexile litorale genome encodes these proteins:
- a CDS encoding polysaccharide deacetylase family protein, protein MKTISTFLFICTITFCNSQILKKQIPDKLVVLTFDDAPASHYSIVAPLLKDYGFGATFFVCEFPPNYKDSTLYMNWRQIKMLDKLGFEVANHTRTHANVTKLTQAQFNEELEYIENKCDSLNILKPTNFAYPGYGLNSKVLDFLDKKRYVFARAGGSRVYDPLIDHPYLIPSWAIDENNKTEIMAALDKAKKGKIIILTFHGIPDMEHPWVNTPPRLFKEYLKYLSDHKFKVISLKDLNNYINTDKAKETIVVDMNKPLKN, encoded by the coding sequence GTGAAAACAATTAGCACTTTTCTTTTTATATGTACAATTACTTTTTGTAATTCTCAAATTCTAAAAAAACAAATACCTGATAAACTGGTTGTGCTTACCTTTGATGACGCTCCTGCAAGTCATTATTCTATAGTGGCCCCTTTGCTAAAAGATTATGGTTTTGGGGCTACTTTCTTTGTATGTGAGTTTCCTCCAAATTATAAAGATAGTACACTTTATATGAACTGGAGACAAATAAAAATGCTTGATAAATTAGGTTTTGAAGTGGCAAATCATACACGAACTCATGCCAATGTTACTAAATTGACCCAAGCGCAATTTAATGAGGAGTTAGAATACATAGAAAACAAATGTGATTCTTTAAATATTTTAAAGCCAACTAATTTTGCTTACCCCGGATACGGGTTAAATTCTAAAGTTCTAGATTTTTTAGATAAAAAAAGATATGTTTTCGCTAGAGCTGGAGGCAGTAGGGTTTATGATCCTTTAATAGATCACCCCTACCTCATCCCGAGTTGGGCAATAGATGAGAATAATAAAACAGAAATAATGGCTGCTCTTGATAAAGCAAAAAAAGGAAAAATTATAATCCTAACCTTTCATGGAATACCAGATATGGAACATCCTTGGGTAAATACACCTCCAAGATTATTTAAAGAGTATTTGAAATATTTATCTGATCATAAATTTAAAGTGATCTCGCTTAAAGATTTGAATAATTACATAAACACTGATAAGGCTAAAGAAACTATTGTTGTTGACATGAATAAGCCATTAAAAAATTAA
- a CDS encoding alpha-L-rhamnosidase C-terminal domain-containing protein, whose translation MKYTQKPIQGTSIIFAFFFILISFYPKTASSQKAKPSVNWTADWIWATDKGPNNSWLSLRKKVSLKSKPKKAITRIAAENKYWLYVNDSLVIRDGGLDGRPDLTNTYYDEIDLAPYLNKGDNCIAALVWYKGGVNSYSQITVDQGGFLFQSDLKGAGVSSIISDESWKMKINPAFIKTEQLRNPDGSYKWVAWPVLYDAQNEIGNWITYNYDDTSWVNAITKGRVPVAPWNNLVHRTIPFWKDYGLKPYLNNFKLKNTVITENSTVVGDLGINIQGTPYLKVDAPAGVRIKIVLNDFYHQEYITKKGVQEFECFAWQNSSSHTVKYEISNVTAPVKVLDLQFRETSYNAEIIGEFTSNDKDLNVLWEKCKNTSIVCMRDIYYDCPNRERGQWWGDVSEQILYSFCLYDTKSNLLSRKAYREFMYTQKPDGSLYTTAPGIEFHLPDQNITAVAMLWKYYMYSGDKALLEELYPQIKKFINYCNSTANEDGMLVLQSGVWNWIDWGDNKDVINGSVNTVVNASYILLLDAVMNIADLVGQNSDKLYYKTLQTKVKNNFNTYFWNDEANAYVFHKNGNKQSSTIDDRSNAWAVLAGMVDDSKREDVLKVLKTRYDSSPFQEMYVEMALLELDAEAMLVRMRNRHSEMINSWSSTLWEEFPAKNSNNHAWSAGPIFHLSTGVLGIRPSKVAYSEFNFLPKMGDLKQVSGTLPTPYGVIEASCNITNSTFTQTLISPPKTIGIVGIPKHIFSDTKIEEIKVGNIVIWKNGKPSKSVKGLDFYKEDDAYISFKVKYGSWVFTTIGK comes from the coding sequence ATGAAATATACACAAAAACCTATACAAGGAACCTCAATTATTTTTGCCTTCTTTTTTATTTTAATAAGTTTTTATCCAAAAACGGCTAGTTCTCAAAAAGCAAAACCTTCAGTTAATTGGACTGCAGATTGGATATGGGCAACTGATAAAGGTCCTAATAATAGTTGGTTGTCATTAAGAAAAAAGGTAAGCTTAAAATCAAAACCTAAAAAGGCAATAACCAGAATTGCTGCAGAAAATAAATATTGGTTATATGTTAACGATTCATTGGTCATCAGAGATGGAGGGCTAGATGGTCGTCCAGATTTAACTAATACATATTATGATGAAATAGATTTAGCGCCTTATCTAAATAAGGGAGACAATTGTATTGCGGCTCTTGTATGGTATAAAGGTGGTGTAAATAGTTATTCACAAATAACGGTAGACCAAGGAGGGTTTTTATTTCAGTCTGATTTAAAGGGAGCTGGTGTGTCATCCATTATTTCAGATGAATCATGGAAAATGAAAATCAATCCAGCTTTTATCAAAACAGAACAATTAAGAAATCCTGATGGTTCATATAAATGGGTTGCATGGCCCGTTTTGTATGATGCTCAAAACGAGATAGGAAACTGGATAACATATAATTATGATGATACTTCATGGGTAAATGCTATTACTAAAGGTCGTGTGCCTGTAGCACCATGGAATAATTTAGTACACCGCACCATACCCTTTTGGAAAGATTATGGATTAAAACCATATTTAAACAATTTTAAGTTGAAAAACACTGTAATAACTGAAAACAGCACAGTGGTGGGAGACTTAGGAATAAATATACAAGGTACACCTTATTTAAAAGTAGATGCTCCTGCTGGTGTGAGAATAAAGATTGTATTAAATGATTTTTATCATCAAGAATATATTACAAAAAAGGGAGTTCAAGAATTTGAGTGTTTTGCATGGCAAAATTCTAGCAGTCATACAGTGAAATATGAAATTTCAAATGTAACAGCACCTGTAAAGGTATTAGACTTACAATTTAGAGAAACTAGCTATAACGCAGAAATTATTGGAGAATTTACTTCAAATGATAAAGATTTAAATGTGTTATGGGAAAAATGTAAGAACACATCTATTGTATGTATGCGTGATATTTATTACGATTGCCCTAATAGAGAAAGAGGTCAATGGTGGGGAGATGTTTCAGAGCAAATTCTTTATTCTTTTTGTTTGTATGATACAAAAAGTAATCTTTTAAGTAGAAAAGCATATAGAGAATTTATGTATACTCAAAAGCCAGATGGTTCGCTTTATACTACAGCTCCAGGTATAGAATTCCATCTTCCAGATCAAAATATAACCGCTGTTGCTATGTTATGGAAGTATTATATGTACTCTGGAGATAAAGCTTTATTAGAAGAACTTTATCCTCAGATTAAGAAATTTATTAATTATTGTAATAGCACAGCGAATGAGGATGGAATGCTTGTTTTACAATCGGGAGTTTGGAATTGGATCGATTGGGGAGATAATAAAGATGTTATTAATGGCAGTGTCAATACTGTTGTAAATGCAAGTTATATACTTCTTTTAGATGCGGTAATGAATATTGCAGATTTGGTAGGACAAAATTCTGATAAATTATATTATAAAACGCTTCAAACTAAAGTTAAAAATAATTTCAATACTTATTTTTGGAATGATGAAGCGAATGCATACGTGTTTCATAAAAATGGAAATAAACAATCTTCAACAATAGATGATAGAAGCAATGCATGGGCCGTGTTGGCAGGAATGGTTGATGATTCTAAACGAGAAGATGTCTTGAAAGTATTAAAAACAAGATATGATTCTAGCCCTTTTCAGGAAATGTATGTGGAGATGGCGCTATTAGAACTAGATGCAGAAGCTATGCTTGTGCGTATGAGAAATCGTCATTCGGAAATGATTAATAGCTGGTCTTCTACTTTGTGGGAAGAATTTCCTGCCAAAAACAGTAATAACCATGCTTGGTCTGCGGGACCTATCTTTCACTTAAGTACAGGTGTTTTAGGAATACGTCCATCGAAAGTTGCCTATTCAGAGTTTAACTTTTTACCTAAAATGGGAGATTTAAAACAAGTTTCAGGTACGTTACCTACACCTTATGGAGTAATTGAAGCATCTTGTAATATTACTAATTCTACTTTTACACAAACCTTGATTTCACCTCCAAAAACAATAGGAATTGTTGGTATACCTAAACATATATTTAGTGATACAAAGATTGAGGAAATTAAAGTAGGAAATATAGTTATTTGGAAAAACGGAAAACCCTCAAAATCTGTAAAAGGTCTTGATTTTTACAAAGAAGATGATGCATATATTTCTTTTAAAGTTAAATATGGTTCATGGGTTTTTACTACAATAGGAAAATAA
- a CDS encoding ROK family protein: MTITIGVDIGGSHITSAAVDITTSEIISGTYYRGPVNSKASKDLIFKDWARVINKTLNSINSNETIGIGFAMPGPFQYKIGKAMFEKNDKYESLYQVSVVNELIHYLDHKKVELRFLNDASSFGLGGKLTNEFKENSRVVAITIGTGFGAAFLKDNFPIADDDLVPQGGCLWDKNYKKGIADDYFSTRWFIARYSLLSGKEGINGVKDIVNFNNEYTHQVFQEFSNNLAEFMLPYLLDFNTDLLLIGGNITRSHQLFLPMVIDLWNKQGFKIPVRIIQKSEEANLIGASYLFNETFWETIKDELPAL; encoded by the coding sequence ATGACCATAACCATTGGAGTGGATATAGGCGGAAGTCATATCACAAGTGCAGCAGTAGATATAACTACTTCTGAAATTATTTCTGGCACCTATTATAGGGGGCCAGTAAACAGTAAAGCAAGTAAAGATCTAATTTTTAAAGATTGGGCGAGAGTTATCAATAAAACTTTGAATTCAATAAATTCTAATGAAACAATAGGTATTGGTTTTGCAATGCCCGGACCTTTTCAATATAAAATAGGGAAGGCTATGTTTGAAAAAAATGATAAATATGAATCACTTTATCAAGTCTCTGTTGTTAATGAACTAATACATTATTTAGATCATAAAAAAGTTGAATTACGTTTTTTAAATGATGCTTCTTCTTTTGGTCTTGGAGGTAAATTAACCAATGAATTTAAAGAGAATAGTAGGGTAGTAGCAATTACCATTGGAACAGGTTTTGGAGCTGCTTTTTTAAAAGATAATTTTCCTATAGCAGATGATGATTTAGTACCTCAAGGTGGATGTCTTTGGGATAAAAATTATAAAAAAGGTATTGCAGATGACTATTTTTCAACCCGTTGGTTTATAGCTAGATATTCTTTATTATCAGGTAAAGAAGGAATTAATGGAGTTAAAGACATTGTTAATTTTAATAATGAATATACTCATCAAGTCTTTCAGGAATTTTCTAATAACCTAGCAGAGTTTATGTTGCCTTATTTATTAGATTTTAATACAGATTTACTTTTGATAGGAGGTAATATTACTAGATCTCATCAATTGTTTCTTCCAATGGTTATAGACTTATGGAATAAGCAGGGATTTAAGATTCCCGTACGGATAATACAAAAGTCGGAGGAGGCTAATCTCATAGGCGCATCTTATCTTTTTAATGAAACTTTTTGGGAAACTATAAAAGATGAATTACCCGCATTATAA
- a CDS encoding alpha/beta hydrolase has product MKKNFIYFFTFLFSLWIGAQNIDYKRSNAISYSDLTTESVSEYQKKKCLLDIYYPKNKENVPTIVWFHGGGLTGGTREIPEALKNKGYIIVGVGYRLSPNVTAEVCISDAAAAIAWIFKNIKNYNGDPNSIFISGHSAGGYLALMAVMKQELLQKHKIEANKVAGLVPFSGHTITHFTIRAERGISGEQPIVDEFAPLFYVRKNAPPTLLITGDRELEMLGRYEENAYFYRMMKVSGHEDITLYEMDGYGHNMADPAYPLLLNFVANKTKKRD; this is encoded by the coding sequence ATGAAAAAAAACTTTATTTATTTTTTTACATTTTTATTTTCGTTATGGATTGGTGCTCAAAATATTGATTATAAACGCTCTAATGCTATTTCTTATTCCGATTTAACAACAGAAAGTGTATCAGAGTATCAGAAAAAAAAGTGCTTATTAGATATTTACTATCCAAAGAATAAAGAAAATGTACCTACAATTGTTTGGTTTCACGGAGGTGGCTTAACAGGAGGGACAAGAGAAATTCCTGAAGCATTAAAAAACAAAGGATATATTATCGTTGGAGTAGGGTATCGTTTATCACCAAATGTAACAGCCGAAGTATGTATTTCTGATGCTGCCGCTGCCATTGCTTGGATTTTTAAAAATATTAAAAACTACAATGGCGACCCTAATTCCATTTTTATTTCAGGACATTCAGCTGGTGGATATCTTGCATTAATGGCGGTAATGAAGCAAGAATTATTACAGAAACATAAAATTGAAGCCAACAAAGTAGCAGGGTTAGTTCCTTTTAGTGGCCACACTATTACCCATTTTACAATTCGAGCAGAAAGAGGAATATCTGGAGAACAACCTATTGTAGACGAATTCGCGCCATTATTTTATGTTCGTAAAAATGCACCTCCCACTTTGTTGATAACTGGAGATCGAGAACTTGAAATGTTGGGTAGGTATGAGGAGAATGCTTACTTCTATAGAATGATGAAAGTTTCAGGTCATGAAGATATTACGCTTTATGAAATGGATGGCTATGGTCATAATATGGCAGATCCTGCATATCCATTATTGCTGAATTTTGTAGCAAATAAAACTAAAAAGAGAGATTAA
- a CDS encoding DUF4998 domain-containing protein, which translates to MKSIFYFNTNLIKKMIEQVSFKNLTSRVLKMIYINGFILFLLGMQSCSDMNDLHNKYLDEGEHIYAEKIDTVVVGSGFERINLEMHINTESIKTARIFWNNENNQVDSVDVDINFQKGVFNKLITNLNEQQYIFKFINIDRYGNKSLPYEALGLVYGNNYINTIANRTILSLAADIDNEVFINWAENFDKKLDNCTLIYTDINGTEIEIIVPADELTTFLPGFASDLKYNTGFAPNANAIDVFYTDFVSVNTSNIILDNSNWSIDSFSTQQGGDDNKVANILDGNQNTRWHSKAGESNYPHWVIIDLGSEATFSKVEILRSTYDGGGDNRAPDKFTFEVSKDKITWVDMGEFNFNRHTNDGQFYSIVVSDPTRYVRFTGTEGGGGSNMVLGAIKLFK; encoded by the coding sequence ATGAAATCAATTTTTTATTTTAATACGAATCTGATCAAAAAAATGATTGAACAGGTTTCTTTTAAAAATCTAACATCTCGTGTTCTTAAAATGATATATATAAATGGATTTATATTGTTTCTACTAGGAATGCAATCGTGTTCGGATATGAACGATTTACACAATAAATATTTAGATGAAGGCGAACATATTTATGCAGAAAAAATAGATACTGTAGTTGTTGGATCTGGATTTGAGCGAATTAATCTAGAAATGCATATCAATACTGAAAGCATAAAAACCGCTAGGATTTTTTGGAATAATGAGAATAATCAGGTGGATTCAGTAGATGTTGATATCAATTTTCAAAAAGGAGTTTTTAATAAACTAATTACAAACCTTAATGAACAGCAATACATATTCAAATTTATTAATATTGATAGGTATGGGAACAAATCACTTCCCTATGAAGCATTAGGTCTTGTATATGGTAATAATTACATCAATACAATTGCTAATAGAACCATATTATCTTTAGCAGCTGATATTGATAATGAAGTCTTTATTAATTGGGCAGAAAATTTTGACAAAAAACTAGATAACTGTACCTTGATTTATACCGATATAAATGGGACAGAGATTGAAATTATAGTTCCGGCTGATGAATTAACGACCTTCTTGCCAGGTTTTGCATCCGATTTAAAATATAATACAGGTTTTGCACCAAATGCTAATGCTATTGATGTTTTTTATACCGATTTTGTTTCTGTAAATACCTCAAATATTATTTTAGATAACTCTAACTGGAGTATTGATAGTTTTTCAACACAACAAGGTGGAGATGATAATAAGGTTGCTAACATACTTGATGGAAATCAAAACACCCGTTGGCACTCAAAAGCTGGAGAATCTAATTACCCACATTGGGTTATTATAGATTTAGGTAGCGAGGCTACTTTTTCTAAAGTAGAAATTTTAAGATCTACATATGATGGTGGTGGAGATAATAGAGCCCCAGATAAATTTACCTTTGAAGTTAGTAAAGACAAAATAACTTGGGTTGATATGGGTGAATTTAATTTCAATAGACACACTAATGATGGACAATTTTACTCGATTGTAGTATCAGACCCAACGCGATACGTCCGATTTACCGGCACTGAAGGAGGAGGAGGTAGCAATATGGTTCTTGGAGCCATCAAACTATTTAAGTAA